A window of the Cicer arietinum cultivar CDC Frontier isolate Library 1 chromosome 6, Cicar.CDCFrontier_v2.0, whole genome shotgun sequence genome harbors these coding sequences:
- the LOC101508162 gene encoding uncharacterized protein: MENLSPISVLDVNDYAFLYGADFSGTSTLASKSKRKSKSLLAVSLNQDDEEKGSNNKGYVHTDINREAEYYSDLMLKLQTLAEESIRESDFTSKFMFEEICLVFEQTIFDHLLFEVVNEVVGLSS, encoded by the exons ATGGAAAATCTTAGTCCAATTTCAGTTCTAGATGTCAATGATTATGCTTTTCTCTATGGAGCTGATTTTTCAG GTACAAGCACTTTGGCTTCAAAGTCAAAGAGGAAATCTAAATCTTTATTGGCAGTGTCCTTGAATCAAGATGATGAAGAGAAAGGAAGCAATAATAAAGGTTATGTCCACACTGACATCAACAGAGAAGCAGAGTATTACTCAGATTTGATGCTGAAGCTTCAAACTTTGGCAGAAGAAAGTATAAGGGAGTCAGATTTCACATCAAAGTTTATGTTTGAGGAAATTTGTTTGGTGTTTGAACAAACAATTTTCGACCATTTATTATTTGAGGTTGTTAATGAAGTTGTAGGATTATCTTCTTGA